A DNA window from Bos mutus isolate GX-2022 chromosome 11, NWIPB_WYAK_1.1, whole genome shotgun sequence contains the following coding sequences:
- the CENPA gene encoding histone H3-like centromeric protein A produces MGPRRQKRKPETPRRRPASPAPAAPRPAPSLGTSSRPLARRRHTVLKEIRTLQKTTHLLLRKSPFCRLAREICVQFTRGVDFNWQAQALLALQEAAEAFLVHLFEDAYLLSLHAGRVTLFPKDVQLARRIRGIQEGLG; encoded by the exons ATGGGCCCCCGCCGCCAGAAACGCAAGCCCGAAACACCAAGGAGGCGCCCCGCGAGCCCGGCTCCCGCCGCCCCCCGGCCGGCCCCGTCCTTAG GCACGTCCTCCCGTCCACTTGCTCGCCGGAGACATACAGTCCTGAAGGAGATCCGAACTCTTCAGAAGACCACACACCTGCTGTTAAGAAAGAGCCCCTTCTGCCGCCTG GCAAGAGAAATATGTGTTCAATTCACTCGTGGTGTGGACTTCAATTGGCAAGCCCAGGCCCTGTTGGCCCTACAAGAG GCGGCAGAAGCATTTCTAGTTCATCTCTTTGAGGATGCCTATCTCCTCTCCTTACACGCCGGCCGCGTCACGCTCTTCCCGAAGGATGTGCAGCTGGCCCGGAGGATCCGAGGCATTCAGGAAGGGCTTGGCTGA